The Mycobacterium seoulense genomic interval TGCTGGTGCTGACCGTGATCACCGGCATCGCCTACCCGCTGTTCATCTGGCTGGTGGCGCAGATACCGGGGCTGCAGGATAAGGCCGACGGATCGATTCTCACCGCCAACGGTAAGCCCATCGGCAGCCGGCTGATCGGTCAGCTGTTCACCGACTCCGGCGGCAACCCGCTGCCGCAGTACTTTCAGAGCCGTCCCTCGGCGGCCGGCAATGGCTACGACCCGCTGTCGTCGGGCGCGAGCAACCTCGGGCCGGAAAGCGTCGTCGACACACCGGCCGATCCGGCGCAACTGGCGGCCGGCAAGTCCGCATCGGATGCGGGCTACAAGCCGAGCCTGCTGACGACGGTGTGTGCGCGCAGCGCGGCGGTGGGCCGGCTGGAAAACGTCGACGGTGCGCGGCCGTTCTGCACCGGCGGCGGTGTGGGCGCCGTCCTTTCCGTGATCGGACCGCGCGACGCCCGCGGAAACGTCGTCCACCCCACCCGGGTGGTCAGCGTCAACGAGCCGTGCCAGGCGACGCCCGCGCCTTTCCTGAGCCTCTACGAAGGTGTCCGCGTCGAATGCGCCAAGTACGGCGAGGACTACACGATCGGCCAGACGGTTCCGATCCGCGGCGCCGCGCCCGCCAACCCCGCCGTCCCCGCGGACGCCGTCACCGCCAGCGCAAGCGGCCTCGACCCGAACATCTCGCCGGCCTACGCCGATCTCCAGGTCGCCAGGGTGGCCAAGGCCCGCCATGTCAGCGTGGACCAGATACGGGAGGTGTTGGCGCAGAACCGAAGTAGCCGCGCACTCGGGTTCTTCGGCGAACCGTGCGTCAACGTGTTGCAACTGAACCTGCAACTCGATCACACATATCCAGTCTCGAGCTAGCGCGATGGGGGGATGATGGTTGACGTGAGTGCCGTTGACCACCGCCCCAAGCGCGGCGAGCTGCGGATTTACCTCGGTTCGGCTCCTGGGGTGGGCAAGACGTACGCGATGCTCGGCGAGGCGCATCGCCGGCTGGAACGCGGCACCGACCTGGTGGCCGGCGTGGTCGAGACCCACGGCAGGGCGAAAACCGCTGAGCTGCTTGATGGCATCGAGGTCATTCCGCCCCGCTACATCGAATATCGCGGCAGCACCTTTCCCGAACTCGACGTGTCGGCCGTCCTGGCGCGCAAACCACAGGTCGTCCTCGTCGACGAGCTCGCCCACACCAACACACCGGGCAGTAAGAACGCCAAACGCTGGCAGGATGTCGAGGAACTGCTCGACGCGGGCATCACGGTGATCTCGACCGTCAACGTCCAGCACCTGGAAAGCCTCAACGACGTCGTCGCCCAAATCACCGGCATCGAACAGAAAGAGACCATCCCGGATTCCGTTGTCCGGCAGGCCGCGCAGGTCGAGTTGATCGACATCACGCCGGAGGCGCTGCGCCGCAGGCTCTCCCACGGCAACGTGTACGCCCCCGAGCGCATCGACGCCGCGCTGTCCAATTACTTCCGCCGCGGAAACCTCACCGCGTTGCGGGAGCTGGCGCTGCTGTGGCTGGCAGACCAGGTCGACACCGCGCTGGCCAAATACCGTGCCGAGAACAAGATCACCGACATGTGGGAGGCCCGCGAGCGGGTCGTGGTGGCGGTTACCGGCGGCCCCGAGTCGGAGACGTTGGTACGGCGGGCCTCCCGCATCGCGTCGAAGTCCAGCGCCGAGCTGATGGTGGTGCACGTCATCCGCGGTGACGGGCTGGCCGGCCTGTCGGAGGCGCGGATGGCCAAGATCCGCGATCTGGCAAGCAGTTTGGATGCGTCGCTGCACACCGTGGTCGGTGACGACGTGCCCGCCGCCCTACTGGATTTCGCCCGCGAAATGAACGCCACCCAGCTGGTGATCGGCACCTCGAGGCGGTCGCGGTGGGCGCGCGTCTTCGAGGAGGGCATCGGCGCGCGGATCGTCGAGCTGTCGGGCAAGATCGACGTGCACCTGGTCACCCACGAGGAATCCAAGCGAGGCTTTCGCGCGGCGTCCCTGGGGCCCAACGAGCGGCGGGTGGCGTCCTGGCTCGCGGCGGTCGTCGTGCCGTCGGCCATCTGCGCGGTGATCGTGAATGCGCTCGACCCGTACCTGGGCACCAGCGGCGACAGCGCATTGTTCTTCGTCGGGGTGCTGCTGGTCGGACTGCTGGGAGGGGTCGCCCCGGCGGTGGCCTCGGCGGTCTTGTCCAGCCTGCTGCTGAACTACTTCTTGACCGCGCCCAGGCACACTTTCACCATCGCCGAACCCGATGCGGCCGTCACCGAAGTGGTGCTGCTGCTGGTCGCGGTCGCGGTCGCGGTCCTCGTCGACGGCGCGACCAAACGCACGCGCGAAGCCCGTCGCGCCTCCCAGGAGGCCGAGCTGCTGACGCTCTTCGCCGGCTCGGTGCTGCGCGGAGCCGATCTCGAGACGCTGCTCGAACGGGTGCGCGAGACCTACGCGCAACGCTCGGTCAGCATGCTGCGCGAACCCGACGAGGAGGACCGCGCCGAGGGCATGAAGGCTGCCGTCGTCGCCTGCGTGGGCAGGGATCCTTGCGTCACCGTGGCTTCCGCCGACACCGCTATCGAGGTTGGCGACGACGAGTTCTGGATGTTGTTGGCGGGCAGGAAGCTTTCGGCGCGCGATCGCCGGGTGCTGGGCGCGGTGGCCAAGCAGGCCGCGGGCCTGATCCGCCAGCGCGAGCTGGCCGAGGAAGCCAGCCGCGCGGAGGCGATCGTGCGGGCCGACGAGTTGCGGCGCTCCCTGCTGTCGGCGGTGAGCCACGATCTGCGCACTCCGCTGGCGGCGGCCAAGGTCGCCGTCTCCAGCCTGCGCGCGGAGGACGTCGCCTTCTCCGCCGCGGACACCGCGGAGCTGCTGGCCACCATCGAGGAGTCGATCGATCAGCTGACGGCGCTGGTCGGAAACCTGCTCGACTCCTCGCGCCTGGCCGCCGGCGTGGTGCACCCGGACCTGCGCCGGGTCTACCTGGAGGAAACGGTGCAACGGGCGCTGATCAGTATCGGCAAGGGCGCCACCGGTTTCTACCGATCCGCCATCGATCGGGTCAAGGTCGACGTGGGTGACTGCGTTGTGGTGGCCGACGCCGGGCTACTGGAACGCGTGCTTGCCAACCTCATCGACAACGGGCTGCGCTACGCGCCGAACTGCGTGGTGCGGGTCAACGCCGGCCGCGTGGGCAATCGTGTCCTGATCAACGTCATCGACGAGGGGCCCGGCATCCCGCACGGGGCCGAGGAGCAGATCTTCGAAGCGTTTCAGCGCCTCGGCGATCACGACAACACCACGGGGGTGGGTCTGGGCATGTCGGTGGCGCGCGGGTTCGTCGAAGCCATGGGCGGCACCATCGCGGCCGGCGACACTCCGGGCGGCGGCCTTACCGTGACGGTGGAGTTGGCCGCGCCGGAAATGGTGGGTGCGTGATGACGCGGGTGCTGGTGATCGACGACGAGCCGCAGATCCTGCGCGCGCTGCGCATCAACCTGTCCGTCCGGGGCTACGAGGTCATCACCGCGTCGACCGGGGCGGGCGCGCTGCGCGCTGCCGCCGAGCACAAGCCCGACGTGGTGATCCTCGATCTGGGCCTGCCCGACATCTCCGGAATCGATGTGCTGGCCGGGCTGCGAGGGTGGCTCACCGCACCGGTGATCGTGTTGTCGGCGCGCACCGATTCGTCCGACAAGGTGGAGGCCCTCGACGCCGGGGCCGACGACTACGTCACGAAACCCTTTGGGATGGACGAGTTTTTGGCCCGGCTGCGGGCGGCCGTCCGCCGCAACACGGCGGCGTCCGAGCTGGAGCAGCCGGTGATCGAGACCGAGGCCTTCACCGTCGATCTGGCCGCCAAGAAGGTCACCAAGAACGGCGCCGAGGTCCACCTCACGCCGACCGAGTGGGGGATGCTGGAAGTGCTGGTGCGCAATCGTGGCAAGCTGGTCGGCCGCGAGGAGCTGCTCAAAGAGGTGTGGGGCCCGGCGTATGCCACCGAAACCCATTACCTGCGAGTGTATTTGGCGCAGCTGCGGCGCAAGCTGGAGGACGACCCGTCGCATCCCACGCACTTGCTGACCGAGTCCGGCATGGGTTATCGCTTCGAGGCGTGAGCCGGTACGGCGCCGGGCGGACCGTGGTCACATCGGTCACTTGCGCCCCGCGCCGGAGGAATTGGCTATGTGCCCGCCTCACAGCGACAATTTCGCCGCCGCCCGCAGTGCCAGCACGCGCTGATGGATGCGGTGCTCGGTGGAGCGAGGTATCAGTCTCGGCCCGTAGCGACCACGGCCCATGCGACGCACCCTGCCTCGGCCCATCTCCCACCGCAAG includes:
- a CDS encoding potassium-transporting ATPase subunit C; translation: MSFSSFVRMHWAAFRALLVLTVITGIAYPLFIWLVAQIPGLQDKADGSILTANGKPIGSRLIGQLFTDSGGNPLPQYFQSRPSAAGNGYDPLSSGASNLGPESVVDTPADPAQLAAGKSASDAGYKPSLLTTVCARSAAVGRLENVDGARPFCTGGGVGAVLSVIGPRDARGNVVHPTRVVSVNEPCQATPAPFLSLYEGVRVECAKYGEDYTIGQTVPIRGAAPANPAVPADAVTASASGLDPNISPAYADLQVARVAKARHVSVDQIREVLAQNRSSRALGFFGEPCVNVLQLNLQLDHTYPVSS
- a CDS encoding sensor histidine kinase, with the protein product MMVDVSAVDHRPKRGELRIYLGSAPGVGKTYAMLGEAHRRLERGTDLVAGVVETHGRAKTAELLDGIEVIPPRYIEYRGSTFPELDVSAVLARKPQVVLVDELAHTNTPGSKNAKRWQDVEELLDAGITVISTVNVQHLESLNDVVAQITGIEQKETIPDSVVRQAAQVELIDITPEALRRRLSHGNVYAPERIDAALSNYFRRGNLTALRELALLWLADQVDTALAKYRAENKITDMWEARERVVVAVTGGPESETLVRRASRIASKSSAELMVVHVIRGDGLAGLSEARMAKIRDLASSLDASLHTVVGDDVPAALLDFAREMNATQLVIGTSRRSRWARVFEEGIGARIVELSGKIDVHLVTHEESKRGFRAASLGPNERRVASWLAAVVVPSAICAVIVNALDPYLGTSGDSALFFVGVLLVGLLGGVAPAVASAVLSSLLLNYFLTAPRHTFTIAEPDAAVTEVVLLLVAVAVAVLVDGATKRTREARRASQEAELLTLFAGSVLRGADLETLLERVRETYAQRSVSMLREPDEEDRAEGMKAAVVACVGRDPCVTVASADTAIEVGDDEFWMLLAGRKLSARDRRVLGAVAKQAAGLIRQRELAEEASRAEAIVRADELRRSLLSAVSHDLRTPLAAAKVAVSSLRAEDVAFSAADTAELLATIEESIDQLTALVGNLLDSSRLAAGVVHPDLRRVYLEETVQRALISIGKGATGFYRSAIDRVKVDVGDCVVVADAGLLERVLANLIDNGLRYAPNCVVRVNAGRVGNRVLINVIDEGPGIPHGAEEQIFEAFQRLGDHDNTTGVGLGMSVARGFVEAMGGTIAAGDTPGGGLTVTVELAAPEMVGA
- a CDS encoding response regulator encodes the protein MTRVLVIDDEPQILRALRINLSVRGYEVITASTGAGALRAAAEHKPDVVILDLGLPDISGIDVLAGLRGWLTAPVIVLSARTDSSDKVEALDAGADDYVTKPFGMDEFLARLRAAVRRNTAASELEQPVIETEAFTVDLAAKKVTKNGAEVHLTPTEWGMLEVLVRNRGKLVGREELLKEVWGPAYATETHYLRVYLAQLRRKLEDDPSHPTHLLTESGMGYRFEA